CATTGGAGTGGACGAAAGGCATCCCTTACCTAGATCACATGGCAAAGCGCGTCTTCACAATGCACTCCATCGTTGCAATGTTGAAAGTTGCAAGTGTAACCAAAGGGCTCAATTCAACCAAGGCCACCTGCAAACGATGGGCATTGATGGGCGAGGCCATGCAAGCACATGACCTACTTCACACACATCTTGTCAAGCATGGCAGGAATTGGCACCCGAAGCAAAAAGAACCAAAGAGCAAACACCACCCCGAACCGCTGCCATGTATCTCGAACCGGCCATCCGCACTCCGGAAGAGATGTCAACAGACAAACAATAACCAATGGCTCCAAGATGATGCCTCCAATGGGGTATACATTGAAGATGTCGTCATCGTCCGATAGAGAGGAGAATTAATAATACAAATGTTCAAGCAATGGACAGTTAATAAAAATAACTATTCGTGAGTCGGAGCTATAGTCAACATCAGTGCCATTGTTTGACCAAGTGTTTCTTTGATCGTTGGCTCTTCGTGCAGATACAACACCAAACACAACCCTAGTTTTTGTGTGAACTCTTGATAACATGGAGTGTGCAAAAGAGTCAACAGGTGACTATGTATTTCTACACCTCCTacaaatgtgtgtgtgtgtggggggggggggggtggcaaAGACTAATTTTTCCCCATAACATGCAAGAGTTGTGTGTGTCGCTTCATTAAGAACAGAAGCAGAGAATAGTACAAGGTCTACTACAAGGTAGAGCAGTGCATGATCACAAAGCTCAACCAACCCCACGACGCTACAAAAATATAACACAACTATCCTAAAAAAACATAAACATAACTATTTTTAAAAAACAATAAACATAATAGACTACTCGCGATCATCTACCAATTGACCTACCCTATGTTGTTGTTACCAGGCGGCGCCAAAGCTTCCCTCAACCCACATCAAGGTTGTTTGTCTAAGAAGAAATAACAACCTTTGATATAAGAAACAAGTACAAACCTTGTTGGAGACTTCCAATCACCATCAAGCACATTGCACACATACAATAGTTAATTATTGTCAAGTACCAAGGCCAAGAAAAAAATCATTGTTATTTAAAGGAGGAAAATGTTGTTAGGCATgccttttttaatttttttgctCATTTAATTTTTTTGCAGAATTTTCTCTCATTTCTTAGTAGCAAGATAAAAATAATATATTGAATATGGTCCAATAACTAAGTAATAAGTCATTAATGTTACTTCTCACACAAACTTTGGTGTTCTCGAGCATCGGGTGTGGATTTTGTACAAAGGGCACCGACACTTGGTTGTTTCAAGAGAGTATAAAAATTGTACTGAAAAAAATTGTGGTGCAAAAAATTAGATAGCCTCGACTATTACAGGATCTAGCAAAAATACAAGTTTATAACAGATGAGCCATATTATGTATGTTAAGAAAGTGTGGCATACCACTACAGAGGTGAAACAACAATAGCCATACACGGTTGCCACACATGTGGTGAAGTGTAACTTGAAGCAAACATCTTCGGTAGTAATTTGAGCGTGCCAGGAAGAAGACACCTTGTTATCTAGGATCTGAAGATAGCTATAAACGTAGAATTATTATTTGCAGCACACAGGTGCACAAGTTCATATTTTTTAACCAAATTTTATAGATTCATATTGGCGTCCCCACCCACCAAGTCTTTATCCACGGTGAAAGGAGCGGTTTAATTCGCTGCAAGGTGCAAACGAGCTTTTCCAAAGACGGAGTCCTTTCAGAAAGGAGCTATGTGTGCTTATGAGGGCTGTGGCACCCCCAGCTTTAGGAAAATGTATGAAGGGATTATTTTTAGAGGGCTTAGAGATGAGGGGAAAAACTATTTGGCCCCCTCAAGTCTACTAGATTCATACCTTCAATGTAATCTGGAAAGCAGCAACTTCTGTAAATATGGAAGTATTGGAGGTCTGCATACGCCCACTAACCATAAGCCACGTGCCGGTGCCAGTATTCTCCACGCAGCACCATACATATTCCACACAAATGACGCTGATGATCATCACGCAGCTTAAAGCTTTGCATAGTtaattagagcatctccaacagaagcGTTATATGAGCGCTGCGCGATGTAAAAACTGCTTTTAGCGCGTGCGGACCCGGTTTGGAATCTCCAGCAGCCGCACAAAAAGCGCGCGCGCGCTATAACTAATGCAGCGCGCGCATCAAAAAGGCATCGCGCATAGCATATTTAGTGCGCCCGGTCGCGCGCGCTGCAAACTCTGGGCTGCTGCAGATGGGACCGTTGGACTCGCGCGCGCAGCATATTTTGCAGCGCTTGTTGGAGCAAACGTCTTCTAGCGCCCTAAAAAAAATTACTTACGCGCTGTAAACCTATTTTTTGGGCACCGCGCATTgggcggctgttggagatgctcttaagCACCAGATGCACTGTTACTTTcctgaaaaaaaaagaaaaaaaaacgaGAGAGGATGCACTGTTAGTTCAGCTAAGCTCAGGCAGTACGCCGTCACATTCAGAATCTTATACAAACGTTTTCACTGCTCCACGTACGTTGCGCCCATTAGCAATAAAAAGATTcttgtgctcctttctaacctaAAAAATTGGCCGGAGGAATTCCACTCGGCAGCCACTAATTAAATGGATCAGCTGTGCTTGCGTTTTATTTCGAATCGGATCCGCTGTGCTCTTGCAGGCTACACTTCTGGAATATACGATGCCATCTCGTCACCTTGGACCCACGTTACTCAGACGGACTGCCACCCAAATAATGGTGCAAGTTAtccccccctccccacccctaACCCCTATATATACTGGCCAAGCCTCTCTTCCATTTCAGCTCACACTCGCTTGCTTCACTCCATCTTTGAGTTCTCGATACACGCGACCCTGGCATTGGCACCTTTCACAAAACAAGAAGCTAGCTAGGGAAAGTTGAAACAAGGAACAGTTTGGTCGATCGCCATGGCTTTCTGCGGTGGTTTCATGGACAAGGCCAAGCCTTACATCTCCATGATCTCGCTGCAGTTCGGCTACGCCGGCATGAACGTCCTCACCAAGGTCTCCCTCAACGGCGGGATGAGCCACTACGTGCTCGTCGTGTACCGCCACGCCTTCGCCACACTCGCCATTGCACCCTTCGCTCTCTTCCTCGAAAGGTATAGCTAGCTACTCAATTACTAGTGTACACATGTATTAATATTAGTGGTATTTTTATCTAACTTGTGAAACTTGACATGAAATGGCAGGAAGGTGAGGCCGAAGATGACGTGGTCCATCTTCTTCCAAATCTTCGTCCTTGCGCTGCTCGGGTTAGTGCATGCCTGGCTAGCTACCTGCAAAAATCATCTGATATGCATGTCTGAAATGACACGCCCATCTCACCCTCTTCTTGACCTCTTGCTGCAGACCGGTGATCGACCAGAATTTCTACTACGTGGGCCTGAAGTACACCGGTCCGACGTTCGCCTGCGCGATGAGCAACATCCTGCCGGCGATGACCTTCGTCATGGCGGTGATCTTCAGGTGCAATTTCACTACCAGCTTACTTTGCATGCCGTGCATCATATGCATATACATGCGCACGTGGAACGAGAAACCATTGCTAACATGGATTTTGCATGATGTTCGGTACATAGGATGGAGAAGATAGAGTTGAAGAAGGTGCGGTGCCAGGCCAAGATCTTCGGGACTGTGGTGACGGTGGCCGGCGCGATGCTCATGACGCTCTACAAGGGCCCCCTCATGCACCTGCCATGGACCAACGGCCACGCGCAGCCCAGCGGCGGCGAGGCCTCAGGTGCCGCCGGCGTCGACCCCACCGCGAGGGAGTGGTTCCTGGGCTCCCTCTTCATCATCATCGCCACCCTCGCCTGGGCCTCGCTCTTCATCCTGCAGACCCACACCATCAGGAAGTACACCGCGCAGCTCTCCCTGACCACGCTCATCTGCTTCATCGGCACCATACAGGCCATCGCCGTCACCTTCGTCATGGAGCGCCGCGTCTCCGTCTGGACCATCGGCTTCGACATGAACCTCCTCGCCGCCGCCTACGCGGTACGATCACTTACCACTGTCCTCTTCATCGCCATGACCTCTTCCATTACCAGTTCTTGACCAGTTTTGGTGATATTTTGCAGGGCATCGTGACGTCGAGCATCGCGTACTACGTGCAGGGGTTGGTGATCCAGAAGACGGGGCCCGTGTTCGCGTCGGCGTTCAGCCCGCTGATGATGATCATCGTGGCCGTCATGGGGTCCTTCATCCTGTCCGAGAAGATATACCTCGGGGCCGTGCTGGGCGCCGTGGTGATCGTGGTCGGGCTCTACGCCGTGCTCTGGGGCAAGCACAAGGAGAAGCAGGAGCAGGAGGCGGACGCCAAGGCGGCACTGCCGGTCGCCTCCAAGGGACCAGACGGCGCGAGCGTCCTGCAAGGAGCTGCTACCGCAGCCGGAGATGATGATGGGATGAGGTCGGCCTCCAACGGACGAGGAGCTGGATCAGCTAGTGCAGTTTGATGGACTGGGAACTCAAATAATCTGTGCCCTTGAGGACTTGTCATGAGAAGACGTAGGTCTTCGTCGTCCACGACGCACGCACTACGGCCCCGTCGGAATGGAGGTTTTCTGCTAGGAATCTCGTGCTGTTGTCCGTGAAATTTCTGCTTTCCAAGCACACGACCCACCAGCATTAGCCGCCAGAAGGGCTAGTAGCTCGCATTTTTGTTTTACGATGTGTGATTGATCGATATGCTACACTTAATTGTCACTAGTACTGCTACATCTCTGTCCATCTCGGAGAGTGATGTGATTCGCCTTTCCACTTTACCTGTCTATGATATTAAGTGTATCAATGTTATGAGATTCCAAGCGGCCTTGCTATTTTATTTTTTAAGCACTGACCACCGTAGGACAATTGTTCTTTGTTCTACGGTTATTTCCTCATTATCAAAATATATACAAGGTTAATTACAAAACGAGAACAAAGCTAGAAACACTACCCTATAACCTCTTTTGGCGACATCATAGTATTTTTAAAAGATTATTAAGAATCCACTCTTGCAGAATCTGAACCTTGGTATCCTTTATTTGGTTGCACACATTGTTAAGATCTTGTTTCAAAAGGACCCTCCAAGATGCCACACTTGGCTTGATCTTGCTTTAAAAGGACCCTCCAAGATGCCACACTTGGCCTTGTGCCCTTGCTATTTTCTTTTGAGAGAACCACACATTATATTAAGTTATAGCATGCTAATACAAGATCGTGAATGAAAGGGGGCCTCTCGCTGGAACCAACAAGCGATGCTGCAAGCCGTATGAGCATATTTAGTTGGACAATTAATGAAACCTATTCTGGGATCTAGCAATGTAGGCGGAGCAAACTCCTGCTCAGTCTTAAGCCTCTTTATCTCATTGATCAGATGACCATACTGCGATGAGATGATGTTGTCAGATAGAGCAGGTAAGACTCCAAATGTTATGAGAATCCAAGCGGCATGTAACCCCGGGACCGAGATGGGATGATGTTGGATTGAGATCAGACGGTTCAGACAGAATCGAGTGAAACTATTATTTTTCCCGCCTGATCTATAGACTGTCCCAACAATATTGTATACCATATCTCAACAAATTGGCGTAATTTTTCTACCGCGTGTACAACCCTATAAGTGTTTCTCCAAAAGAAAACTACAAGATCAGACTCCCAAATGTTGTAACTGACAGACACGAGTTGGTGGTTTCCTTGCGGCAACCAAGTAAATGGCCTGCAGCTGGATAGGCATGAATCAAGTTGCACGTTGTGGCAGGCTCCTGAGTGCTATGGTTACGCAAGTACACACTACAAAAGCACAGTCGTCACGAAAGATTCATTTGGAAAGTTCCTTTGGTGAACATACTGCCTGTGCAACAAAATGCAGGGGTATGCCGTCACCCAAGAATGTTGTGTCTGGTGCGTGGAGTTGGATTCAGACTCCACTGAGATGACACTTGACACTTGTTGCTTTCTGGTAACTTGAGCTATCACTTTGGTAACTATGCAGAGAACCGTAGATGCATAAGTGCTTCTAGTTAAGGGTAGATAAGGAAAGATCGGCATGAAAGGACCTTGGGTGCACCTCAATTTTGTTCAAGCGCGCATAGCTAGTTCCAACCGTGGTTGGTTTGCTCAAAAGAAGGAGAGAAAGGATAGTATATGCTACGGCCAGACTCTTGATTTATGGTGGTGTACCCTTCTACTAGGTGTTACTGATAAAAGTCTCAAGGCTTATCTTCATGGGTTACTGATCAAAGTCTCAAGGTTTATCTTCATGAGAAATTTTATGATGCTCACACCTACAAGAAATATATGTAGTGGTCATTACAGCGTTAAGGCCTCTTTCAATTCATTGGTGCTTAGGCGAGGTGTTAACTGCATTAAAAGGCTTAGCAAGCACATATGCATTGGGAGGTTAGTGTTAAAAAAACTAACCTCCCAATGTATATATGCTTAGCTTTTGTAGCTAAGTTTCTCTCATTTAATTATTTGAAAACTAATTTCCTTCATGTATTGGTTGGTAGGCATTTTGTATAGGTCCATACGCTTAGCATCGTTTCTTCCTGGGTCACGAGTAGTAACGAGACAAAAAAATGAATGGATACTAATTACATCCTCCCTTCTGGTTTAGATGGCCTCTGACACTTGTTGCTTTCTGGTAACTTGAGATGCCACTTGGGTAACTATGCAGAGAACCGTAGATGTATAGTGTTTCTAGTTAAGGGTAGATAAGAAAAGATCGGCGTGAAAGGACCTTGGGTGCACTCCAAACTTGTTCAGGCCCGCCAAGCTAGTTCCTACCGTGGTTGGTTTGCTCAAAAGAAAGGAGAGAAAGGATAGTACTCTTGATTTATGGTGGTGTGCCCTTCTAGGGGTTACTGGTAAAAGTCTCAAGGCTTATCTTCATGGGTTCTGATCAAAGTCTCAAGGTTTATCTTCATGAGAAATTTTATGATGCTCCCGCTTACAAGAAATATATTTACTGGTTGTCATCATAGTAGCGTTAAGGCCTCTTTCAATGTGTTGGTGCTTAGGTGAGGTGAGTGCATTAAAAGTCTTTGGTCATTTAGTGGTCACACATGATGCATTGTAattaatgcattgataaacataatttttttagAGGAAACGAGCAGACTAACTCCTTATGCAAGTACAAAATTTGTTCCACGACTCACATTGGATCAGCAATATTAACAGCTCATATTCACTTAGCACATCTTAAAAagtaaagaaaataaaatgagcAGGAAATAGAGAGGTTatgttgcatattattaaactcgTGCAGTCACATAGTGATCCAAGTTATGTTGCGCATTAAACTCGTACTTCAACCATCCCTTCTTTTTTTCATGAAAGTACTCGTCTCACTCTCTGAATTCTAAGACATGGAGGAATTTTGTGCCCCCATTTGTATGACTTTTATAATAAGATATTATCAAAAATCAGAGGAATTTAGAAAAGTGAAGaatttaaaataaaataaaaacaggAAAAAGTAGAAAAATAGATATACTGGAGAAGTCACTACACAAATTATAGATTTTCTATTTAtaaatattaaaataaaatgaaataaaGCATTGAAGTATTACAGGAAAACCAAATACACAGTTTGATAGAACTTCTAAATAATTTTAAATCCATAAAAATAATTATTTTCTTTTCTCATAATGCTTTTGATTTTTCTAACATTTTTTTCAACAAGTTCCTTTTTTTCTCCGGCAAAAATTACTGCATTTTATTTTAATGCAAGTTCAAAatctcttttttttccttttgtttcCACTAGATAactgcatgtgcaaaactatcACCTTATCATTTGTCACAACATTTTGACTAGATCTGGCACCAATTTTTCTAGTACTAGATGTAAAAGATCAAATTTGTCTGGATGtatatttgaaaaaaaaagaaCTTGGCTGGTTTGATATTGAATTATGTGTGTGCGCAAATAATTGATGGTGAAATTAAGGGACAGCCTGAACTTAATAGCTAGCAATAGTTGTTTTTTACTACAAAACAGCAGCAGTGAACAATTTATCGCCAAATGATGATTTGGATTGGATTGAATCCAACCAGTAGAGTATGTATAAGAAGCATTAAGCAAACATGCTAGAGCCCAGGGAAGGGGTAAGATGAGAGAAGAAAATCAGTGAATTAAAATCAAGTCATGTCTAATTAGATTAAACAAGAGCTGGCAAGAAATGTGAGcatattttttcttttgaaatggaggcaaaagatttgcctcagCGATTAATTAAGCTGAAGAGAATTGCATAGTTAATTGATGGAAAACCGGGCAAAAACCCGATAAAAACCCAACCACATGTTGACTACTCACTAAGCATGCAACCTCATAAGCGCACGATCAGCCCAACAGTCATACCTTACACGCAACGATCACCAACTCCCACACTGGTACATCGCAAAGAAATCTCCAACGAGAGTACCTCGGCCTAAGATCATGGGCACCACCAAAGCCACGAAAAACAAGCCAGGCCATAAGGAAAACCCAAAAGACTCGTGACAATCCATCAAAAAGTTGCGGACGCCTTTCCTATGTTGCAATTCTTCTTTCTTTTACTCCTGAGAGCCTCCTCCACAATTGTCTTACCAGACCCAGTGCGAGCAAGCTGTGAAGCTCTATCTCGAAGAGAATCTTGCATTTTGCATTCAAATGTGAGCATCTTGCATTCCTGTTAATTGGCTTATGAAATGAATTTAGGAGCTCCCATTACGGGTGACCTGACGAAGCAACTATGATcagggctcctttgattcaagGGAATTTCACACAAATTTTAGAGGATCTAAATTCTTATGAATTTTATTGCGTTGGTTGTTTGCTTCACAGGATTCCATGTGAATATTTCTTGTTATTTATTTATACTCTATTCTATCGAAAAATTTCACCCACTAAAACCTATTAGTAGAACGTGTTTGTTATTTCTTTCCTACCAAACACCATTCCATCTAAATTTCAGTAAATTTGTAATCTATAATATTCAAGAGGAAATGGCATTCCAGTCTTGCATTTTCTTCTATTTCCGCATTTTAAGAATCCTACAAATCAAGAAACTTCTTATGGGGTACCACTATCCACTAGTCGGAATTTTAAATCAAGAGGAAAATAAAAAATATTGTGCATGTGGCGCTCTGGCAATTCTCCACCTGTCGTGTTGTAGTAGACAGACTTTCCGTTTGTCTACTAGAATAAGGTTTGCCCAGCTCCAACGAGAGAGGGACGATGACGGTGGCACGTCTTTGGTTTGGTCCAGTGTTTGTACTCGTCGCTAGGTGGTCCATGGATCTGGATATAATTTTTACTATTTCTAGTGTTTGTTGTACTGTCATGATTAAAGATGAATAGATTAATTAGAAGTTTTCTCGCAAAAGAAGTTTGCCTGGCTCCGGTGAGGGACAGGTAATGACGGCGGTCCGTCTTTGGCTCGCTCCAATGCTTATAGTCATGGCTTCCAGTGCTTATAGTCGTTAGGTGATTTATGGATCTAGATATGATTTTTATTTGGGTATGGTTAGGTCTCAGTCGACTCAGACTTAACCATGTCTCGGTCAAGtgatctctactcttataaaaaaacagagttggtgatgatggtgtgcctgccattctgcaatataggccgtctgatttatatctgacggataggaaggaaattATGGCAATTTTGCTAAAAAATACccacactcctctccacatttgcaaataaggccttccctcgtccatccttttctctcacaagataaactacttgtataaatgcatcttgatgttccgtgcaactcatgggcatcttgctagtatagtatataaaaaaaggaaaagaattTTCTATATGAATCTCTATGCAAGATCAAAAGCAAATAACATCGACTGAGACATAAttaagtctcagtcgactgagacttagCAAAGTTATTTTTACTTCTATTCTTTGTATTGCCATGCCAATTGATGAATAAATCAGAAGTTTTCAGGAGGATAAAAAAAAGTCACCCACCAGAGATCCACACACGATTAGTACATGCACGTAGAGCATATATAGCTTTTCACATGGCCGGCCTAACCAATCTGCAAAAGCTAGCTCGCCGACGCGGAAAAACGTCGCCCAGTTCACGCGCGCGCGGCGCCGGAACAAACTAATGAGCTAGCCCGCACCCCATTATCGACCGATCGTGCTACGCTACGGGAAAGAAGCTCCGACGCTTTCGCTACGGGGCAAGTCGCCATTGCTGGCCTGCTCTAGACGACGGCAAGTTGCTGCTtattctctctctctccgtcCCTCCTTACTCGGACAGCACCGAGGGCCACTGAGCCACTCAGCTGCACGCACCATCCACGGCGTGCATAAAAATAAGCGGGCGAGTGCGGGAATGAGATGCCGGTACGACAATGCAAGCCGGAGCCGGATCGATCTGCTATCGGCTTTCGCCGATAcgtcggagagagagagagttgggGGGTTCGCAACTTTGCCATTGACGTCGGCGGAGGCCAATGGCGGCGACAGAACATGCGGTGACCTAGCTAGATGGAGCGTGCATGATGATTACTTATTGGGCATGGAATCTGTAAAGGGAAACGGATGGTGATGTCAACCGAGATAAGGGCCTGCTGCTGCATGTATGATTGATCGATTCCGTTGCATCTCGAAATGTCTGATTCCATGACACGTTCTCAATTGTATCGGACTCAAACGCCATGAGTTGATCTCGGTAGATCTAGAAGCTTCAGAGTGGCCGCTTTTTGGACGTAAGTCGATCCATAGCCGAAAGGATGTGAATCCTTATTGATTCTTGCCTCTTCATGTGCTCTTATATAGTTTTTTTTAGCTTTATTAAAATTTAAATAATGTTTACATCGTCTACGAGTTTACTGACAATAAAGTCAGGGGGCTCGCCCAACCAATTAAATGAAGTCTTATTACAGTAACTAAAATGAGCTAGCATATGAGCCACTTGATTACAAGATCTATAACAATGCTTATAAACGACCTTCTCTATTGAAGTACTAGTGTCCAAACATCACAATAATTGATTACTTGCAAAGAATCCGATTCAGCTTCTACCCGGTTACACCAGAAGGAGTTAGCAAAAATCAGCCCGTCTCGCATGGCCAACGCTTCTGTTGTTATTGCATTCACCGCAACAGGTATAAACTTGCATTGGGCTCCCAAAAAATTACCTTTGTCATCACGCAGGATAGCCGCTGTAGCACCTACCCCTTCGTCCGAGTAGTACGCCACATCAACATTTAACTTAATGAACCGAGGGTCCGGCTTACACCACTTTGCTTCAGGGGAAATTCTCACCAGCGATGTAGCCCTCTGATGGTTGCTTGAGATTGATAACACAGAGAGTGCCCACCTCCAAGGGGGAGGAATTGATTCATTGTGCGTCACTTTTCTACAGATCCACCAAAGGTACCAGCCCCCAACGGCTATTACTTGTTTGAAGTTAATTATTGGGTGCATCTCAAGCTGCTGGTCCGGCAATGATAAGATAAATTCCAAGATCGCAGACCCCGATCTATCAACCTGGATCGCTTGGTCGATGATATTTGTGATGCCCAGCTTCGTCCACAAGTGTCGTGCATTCGAGCGTAAAAACATTAAGTGACGGATATCCTCGGCCCCTTGATGACAGATAGGACAAGCACCATTGGAACCAATGTGCCTGTTAGTAAGTATAGCTCTTAGCGGGATAACTCCTCGCAGTGCTCGCCAACAAAAAATCTGTTCAACGACTTTTTTTTGTTAAACTATTTTTTTATGATTTTAGTGCGTGACAACCTTTAACACATAGGTTTCCTTTTTGTGGGGAATAAATAAGTTTTATTCCAAAGAAATAGGGTTATAGTCAGCTAAATGAAGTCTTATCTCCAGTCTCTATGTTATCAAAGAAATAGGGTCATGGTAGCTCTGAGATACAACTTGGAATCTGATGCAATCAGCAGCCTGTGCTATCTCCAGTTCTACCATGATTAGCCAGGCAATGGGCAACCCTATTGTGACTATGCTCAATCTTCATAGGAATAAACTCACAACTTTTAAGAGGGACTAATTTGTTTGTGTTGCTTTCTTACACCCCAACTCCATAAGAGCAAACTTCTTATTGGGTACCAAAGATGATTGCTGTGTTTTTTTCCTTGTCACATGGCTTAAAAAGTCATGGCAATTTTTGGTGAATAAAATTATGACATCTCAGTCTTGAACTTTTAAACCCTGTGTTTCAAAGAAGTGATCATGACATCTCAATACAACATTTTTTAAACCTTGTGTTTCAAAGAAGAGCTACTTCAGTTAAAAAATGTGCTACTTACATCTTTGCTACTGGGCTTTGGGTGGCGCTATTCTGTTACACATGGTAGACTAGTCTGTGtattactccctccatctcaaaataagtgtctcgACAAGTCGAGACATATGTATTACTAGGCTCTAAGTACAAAATAAATAATATGTTGTTTTTAAGGAAAAAAAATAGAATTCTAGAGCGATATTTTATACCGATATTG
The sequence above is a segment of the Triticum urartu cultivar G1812 unplaced genomic scaffold, Tu2.1 TuUngrouped_contig_6575, whole genome shotgun sequence genome. Coding sequences within it:
- the LOC125530811 gene encoding WAT1-related protein At5g07050-like; this encodes MAFCGGFMDKAKPYISMISLQFGYAGMNVLTKVSLNGGMSHYVLVVYRHAFATLAIAPFALFLERKVRPKMTWSIFFQIFVLALLGPVIDQNFYYVGLKYTGPTFACAMSNILPAMTFVMAVIFRMEKIELKKVRCQAKIFGTVVTVAGAMLMTLYKGPLMHLPWTNGHAQPSGGEASGAAGVDPTAREWFLGSLFIIIATLAWASLFILQTHTIRKYTAQLSLTTLICFIGTIQAIAVTFVMERRVSVWTIGFDMNLLAAAYAGIVTSSIAYYVQGLVIQKTGPVFASAFSPLMMIIVAVMGSFILSEKIYLGAVLGAVVIVVGLYAVLWGKHKEKQEQEADAKAALPVASKGPDGASVLQGAATAAGDDDGMRSASNGRGAGSASAV